The genomic segment GATCGGTCGAGGTCGGCAAGATGGCGGACCTCGTCCTCTGGGAGCCGGCCTTCTTCGGCGCGAAGCCGAAGATGGTCATCAAGGGCGGCATGATCTCCTGGGCGATCATGGGAGACCCCAACGCCTCGCTGCCGACACCGCAGCCGGTCGTCTATCGTCCGATGTTCGGCGCTCTCGGCCCGGCCGTGGCCAAGACACGCGTGACCTTCACGTCTCATGCCGCCTACGAGGACGGGATCGTGGATCGTTACGAGCTGACGTCCAAGGTCGTGCCCGTCTACGGCACGCGCACCATCACCAAGGCGTCGATGGTTCGAAACGACCGGCTTCCGGTCATCGAGGTCAACCCGGAAACCTTTGCGGTGATGGTCGACGGCAAGCATGCCACGATCGAGCCCGCCACGCATCTTCCGCTCGCGCAGCTCCATTTCTTCAGCTGACGTCCCGTCGCGCGGCGGGAAACGCCTCCCGCCGCCGGTTCACAGCCCGGTGCAGGCATTGATGAGACCGATCGACGTCATGTGGGTGTGTCTGGGCGGCGGAGCCGGTTCTCTGCTGCGCTGGCAGCTCGGCGGCTTCATCGACCGCGCGATCCCCGCGCGCTTCAAGTTCGGCACCTTCCTCGTCAACGTCACCGGCGCCTTCGCCATCGCCTATCTCTCCGCGGCGCTCGCGCTCGGCTGGCAGCAGCGCCACGGGGACGTGGTCTCATCTCTGGTTCTGACGGGCTTTCTCGGCGGCTACACAACATTCAGCTCAATGCAGCTCGATACGGCGCAGATGGCGATGGAGCATCGCCAGGGGCTCGCCGCCCTGTACCTCGTCGCGTCCGTCGGCGTCGGCCTCTGCGCCGCGGCGGCGGGCGTCGCCCTCGCAAGATCGTAGGGGCTCGTCATGGGGGCGCAGGCCGTCTTCGTCTTCATCGGTGGCGGGTTCGGCGCTCTCACCCGCGAATTCCTCATGCTGCTGATCCCTCAGCACAGCGGCGCCTTTCCGCTCGACATCTTCACCGCCAACGTCGTCGCCTCGTTCTGCCTCGGCGCCGCCTTCGAACTTCACCGCCTGAACCAAGTCTCGGACGAGTATCTGCTCCTGATCGGCACGGGCTTCGCCGGCGGATTGTCGACGTTTTCGAGTTTCGTCTACGGCATCACTTCCGAAGCCGCGTCGCCGGGCCAAGCCGGTCTTGCCGTCCTCTACTGTTTGTCCAGCCTGATCGTCGGCTACGCCGCGATCTGGCTCGGAATCGCATCCGGGAAACGCCTGCGACGCGCGTGAGCGCGCTCCGTTGGGAGAGACGAATGATCCTCGTCGAACACAAACTCGGTCATCTCGGCGATCCGGTCTGGCAGGAGCGCGCGGGGCAGGCGCGGATCGATCCGCTGGTGCTGGAGCAATGGGAGGCGCCCAAGAGCCGCCTGCGCAAGGCCAGCGAAAACGGGATCGAGCTGGCGATCTCGCTGCCGCGCTCCGAGCACCTGCATGACGGCGACGTGCTCCACTACGACGCGGCGCAGGGGCTCATCGTCGTGGCCCGGATCGCCCTCAAGGAGGTGCTGGTCATCGAGCTGGAGGGGCTGGAGAGCCTCGCACCGCACGAGATCCTGCGCGCCAGCTTCGAACTCGGGCACGGCCTCGGCAACCAGCACTGGCCCGCGGTGATCAAGGGATCGACGGTCTACGTGCCGCTTTCGGTCGATCAGAAGGTGATGGCCTCGGTCATGCGCACGCATGCCTTCGCCCATGTAAAGACGCGCTTCACCCCGGGCGAGGAGGTGGCGGCCAAGCTCGACGCGAAGGAGGTGCGGCTGCTCTTCGCCGGCGCGGACGCCACCCCACACCACCATCATGACGGTCACGACGCTGCACAGGCTCATGATCATCACGACCACCCTGATCACGCGCACGATCATGGCCATCCGCACGCGCATCATCACCACCATGATCCGGTGGCGTGATGCGGCACGGTGAGCCGAGGGCCCGTCTCGCACCGCGCGGCATGGCTCATCTCGCGCGCCTGCTGCAATTCTCCGATTCGACGCTGCCGATCGGCTCCTTTGCTTTCTCGAACGGCCTCGAATCCGCGCTGCAGACGGGGATCGTCACCGACACCAGCAGCCTGCTGCATTTCGTCGAACTCGTCCTGCACCAGAACGCCCGGGTGGATGGCGTCGCGCTGCTGCACGCCCATCGCGCCACCCTGGCGGAGGACTATTCCGGCATCGTCACCGCCGACCGGGAATTGCTCTGCCGCCGCGTCGGGGAAGAGCAGCAGCTGATGCTGACGCGGATGGGCAAGAAGCTCGCCGAGCTGGCGCTCAAGATCGGCCCCTCGCCGGTGCTGGAGCGCTGGCTCGCGGATATCCGGTCGGACACCACCCCCGGCTGCCTGCCGATCGGTCAGGCGATCACCCTCGCACATCTCGGCGCGGACGAGACGGACGCCTTCGTCGTCCACCAATACGGCATGGCCTCGATGATCCTGAGCGCCGCGCTCCGGCTGATGCGGATCGACCATTTCGAGACCCAGCGCATCCTGTTCGCCGCCCAGGACCGCGTCGAGGACGACTACCTCGCCGTGCGCGATCTCGCCCTCGACGAGATGGCCGCCTTCGCGCCGGTCTTCGACGTGCTCGTTGCTCATCACACCACGGTCCATGTCCGCCTGTTCATGAATTGAGTGCGGCAAAGGAAATCGAGATGAAGAAGATCACCCGTATCGGCATCGGCGGCCCGGTCGGCTCGGGCAAGACGGCTGTTATCGAGACCATCACGCCGCGCCTGATCGCGCTGGGGATCAAGCCGCTGATCATCACCAACGACGTCGTGACGACGGAGGATGCCAAGCAGGTGCGCCGGACTCTCCACGGCGTGCTGATCGAGGAGAAGATCGTCGGCGTCGAGACCGGGGCCTGCCCACACACGGCGGTCCGCGAAGATCCGTCGATGAACATCGCCGCGGTCGAGGAGCTCGAAGACAAGTATCCCGACAGCGACGTGATCCTGATCGAATCTGGCGGCGATAACCTCACGCTCACCTTCAGTCCGGCGCTGGCGGACTTCTACATCTACGTGATCGACGTCGCCGCCGGCGACAAGATCCCGCGCAAGAACGGCGCCGGGGTCTGCCAGTCGGATATCCTCGTGATCAACAAGAAGGACCTCGCCCCCTATGTCGGCGCGAGTCTCGAGGTCATGGCGCGCGACTCCAAGCTGATGCGCGGCAAGAAGCCGTTCCTCTTCACCAACTGCAAGACCGGCGAGGGCGTCGACGACCTCCTCCAGCTCATTCTCGACATGGCGCTGTTCGATGTGAGGACGCGTCCTCCGCTCGCGGCGAGCGCGTGAGACCATGACCCTGCACGAGCCCCTCGGCCTCATCGACGCGGCGCGCGAACTGCGCGGGTTCCAGACCGAGCCGGCGCAGATGCGGGCGGGCGCGCCCGGCAAGGTCGGCCGCCTGCGTCTCGGTTTCTCGCTGCGCGATGGACGCTCCGTGCTCCACGACCTCTACCGGGTCGCCCCGCTGCTGGTGCAGCAGGCGCTCTACTGGGACGAGGCGATGCCGGAATTGCCGGTCTGCCCGATCATCTCGGTCGGCGGCGGCATCCTGCAGGGCGACCGCTACACGATCGACATCGCGGTGGGGGA from the Methylorubrum extorquens genome contains:
- a CDS encoding putative integral membrane protein; putative CrcB protein (Evidence 3 : Putative function from multiple computational evidences; PubMedId : 12904550, 8844142; Product type m : membrane component) codes for the protein MRPIDVMWVCLGGGAGSLLRWQLGGFIDRAIPARFKFGTFLVNVTGAFAIAYLSAALALGWQQRHGDVVSSLVLTGFLGGYTTFSSMQLDTAQMAMEHRQGLAALYLVASVGVGLCAAAAGVALARS
- a CDS encoding putative integral membrane protein; putative CrcB protein (Evidence 3 : Putative function from multiple computational evidences; Product type m : membrane component), which gives rise to MGAQAVFVFIGGGFGALTREFLMLLIPQHSGAFPLDIFTANVVASFCLGAAFELHRLNQVSDEYLLLIGTGFAGGLSTFSSFVYGITSEAASPGQAGLAVLYCLSSLIVGYAAIWLGIASGKRLRRA
- the ureE gene encoding Urease accessory protein ureE (Evidence 2a : Function from experimental evidences in other organisms; Product type f : factor), which translates into the protein MILVEHKLGHLGDPVWQERAGQARIDPLVLEQWEAPKSRLRKASENGIELAISLPRSEHLHDGDVLHYDAAQGLIVVARIALKEVLVIELEGLESLAPHEILRASFELGHGLGNQHWPAVIKGSTVYVPLSVDQKVMASVMRTHAFAHVKTRFTPGEEVAAKLDAKEVRLLFAGADATPHHHHDGHDAAQAHDHHDHPDHAHDHGHPHAHHHHHDPVA
- the ureF gene encoding Urease accessory protein ureF (Evidence 2a : Function from experimental evidences in other organisms; Product type f : factor) produces the protein MRHGEPRARLAPRGMAHLARLLQFSDSTLPIGSFAFSNGLESALQTGIVTDTSSLLHFVELVLHQNARVDGVALLHAHRATLAEDYSGIVTADRELLCRRVGEEQQLMLTRMGKKLAELALKIGPSPVLERWLADIRSDTTPGCLPIGQAITLAHLGADETDAFVVHQYGMASMILSAALRLMRIDHFETQRILFAAQDRVEDDYLAVRDLALDEMAAFAPVFDVLVAHHTTVHVRLFMN
- the ureG gene encoding urease accessory protein UreG (Evidence 2a : Function from experimental evidences in other organisms; Product type cp : cell process), whose protein sequence is MKKITRIGIGGPVGSGKTAVIETITPRLIALGIKPLIITNDVVTTEDAKQVRRTLHGVLIEEKIVGVETGACPHTAVREDPSMNIAAVEELEDKYPDSDVILIESGGDNLTLTFSPALADFYIYVIDVAAGDKIPRKNGAGVCQSDILVINKKDLAPYVGASLEVMARDSKLMRGKKPFLFTNCKTGEGVDDLLQLILDMALFDVRTRPPLAASA